The following nucleotide sequence is from Tolumonas lignilytica.
AAAACGAAAGGACGCTCGTGGCGATCGGTCAGACGGCACAGTTCCGGGCCATATTGTTCCCAACGACCTGATTCTTGCCACAGTTCAGCCGGTTGTACTACCGGCATGGAGATCTCGATCGCACCCGCCTTGTTCATCTCTTCACGAACGATGTTTTCAACTTTATGCAATACACGTAAACCGGTTGGCAACCAGGTGTACAAACCAGACGCCAGTTTACGGATCATCCCGGCACGCAGCATGAGCTGGTGGCTGATCACTTCTGCATCGTTAGGTGTTTCTTTGAGCGTGGAAAGCAGATATTGGCTGGTACGCATGCTGGATCCTTCGTTTATTAAGCATTATTCCGGCATCACCGCCGGTTATTCTGGAATTGGGCCAAAATTCTAGCAGGCTGGGGGATAACCACCCAAGGAAAAATTAACGCGCCGGAGAAAAGCGGCGTGATCCGCCGAAAAAATGACTTTTGTGATATGCTGACACTAATGACAGAAGGGGAGTAGTTCATCATGCGCTATCAGGTCGACACCCACACGCATACCCTGGCCAGCTCACACGCCTACAGCACAATTCATGACTATATTGCCGAAGCCAAGCGCAAAGGCATCGTTTTATTTGCCACTACCGATCATGGGCCTGACATGGCTGATGCGCCGCATGCCTGGCATTTCATCAATTCACGGGTCATTCCGCGCATGGTTGATGGCGTGGGCATTCTGCGTGGCATCGAAGCCAACATTAAAGATGAGTTCGGCGAAATCGACTGTAATGAAAAAATGTTGCATGAGCTGGACATTGTTCTGGCAGGTTTTCACGAACAGGTTTTTGCTCCGAAAGATCGTGATACCAATACCAGGGCCATGATCAATGCGATGAAGAAAGGGTTGGTGCATGTGATCACCCACCCTGGTAATCCTCGATTTCCCATCGAGATCCAGTCAGTGGCTGAGGCCGCCGCCAAATATAATGTGGCATTAGAGATTAATAATTCGTCCTTCTTACATTCCCGCGTTGGTAGCGATGTTAACTGCACCGCAATCGCAAAAGCCGTACGGGATGCGGGTGGCTGGGTGAGTTTAGGCTCTGACTCGCACATCGCTTATAGCTTGGGGGAATTAGACAAGAGTCTGGAAATTTTAGATGCGGTTGATTTTCCCGCCGATCGGGTTTTGAATCGAACGCCGCGAACGTTGCTAGACTTTTTAGAGTCGCGCGGACGGCCACATATTCCTGAATTTGCCGAATTATAATCGATAAACAAAATGAAGCTTTGGGCTTCATTTTGTTTTATTTGGTTTGTTGTTTGATTGTTTCGGCTTGTTTATCTGCCGCCTGCTGTAATGTCTGTTCCACTTTTTTGGCATCGTCCAGCGGTTTCAATTGTTCTTTCAGAATAGTGTCTTGCGATGTTGTTTTGGTGCCAGATGTTGGCTCATGTCCAGAGTCACAACCGGCTGATAAAAATAACAATACTGACAGTATCAAGCTCATATACCACGCCGCATGTGCCATGTTCTTTCTCCTTTAACAGTCGGTTATCGCTGAAATAATGGCGACACCCTCTCTGACTTGCCATTTGACATTAAAGTTCAACAAACGAACGCCGTATATTTTATCGTCATCATCAGCTTTTCGATAGGCAGGGCGAGGGTCTTGCGCGATGACTTGCAGTAAAAAATCACGGATATTCGGATATTCTCTCGCAATTTGCTGACAACGAATTTCCATTTCATCCGTCAACTTAACTGGCATCAGTGTCGGGGCTTCTGGCGCAAATCCACCGCGAGCATCAGGCAGACTATCAACGAAGGGAAGATAAGGTTTGATGTCGATAATGGGCGTCCCATTGACCAGATCCACACCACCCAGTTCCAACCAGATCTTGTGTCCTTGCTGGTGAATGCCTTTTAGTTCCACCACGGATAATCCGATAGGGTTGGGACGAAAAGGGCTACGCGAAGCAAATACCCCAATGCGTTGATTGCCGCCAAGTCGCGGCGGACGAACGGTTGGATGCCATTCTTCAGTACCATTTTGGTGGAAGACAAACATCAGCCATAAATGACTAAATGCGTCTAATCCTCTGACACAGTGTGGATCGTTATAGGGCGGTAACAGTTCCAGTTGTGCGGAAATGGCTGTTACTAACCCCGGCTGACGTGGCACCGCAAATTTTTCCTGATAAGGCGAGCGGATAACACCAACCGTGGTCAGATGCAAAGCAGGAGAAGCCGGAGTGACCATTAATTGTTTTCTTTAATCTTGTATGCCTGACCATAGCAAACCAAACTGGCTATGCAGGTGTCGGTGGCTGGAACAGGGGCGCATTTGCTGAAGACCACGGCATTGCCACCAAGATCTGCAGCTTTACGGCGCGCATCTGTTTGGGCATCAGCGATGTTAGGTACGGGTTGGGTGTTATCGCTTTGGCAAGACTCTCCTTCAACAGTACCGAGCGGTTTGCCATCAGCATCTAGCACCTGATTTTTATCCATTACCGCGACGGAACTGGGTTTGAAGTATTCAGTGAAATTCTTTTTATCCAGATTGGTATTTACCTGAAACAAGCTACATCCGTTTAGCAGAGTTAGCATAAACGCAATAAACGGCAGGGTTTTCATCAAGTCAGCCTCTCATTAAGAAGAAATAACATTATAGAGAGGCTGACCGAGAGATTCGATAACTTCCGTCATTCATCCTGCAGATGCTGGAATAAACTCTGGTAGTAGAGATCGGCTGCTAACAGTTCAGTATGTGACCCTGTCAGGCGGAATTGCCCGTTTTCCAACAAGGCGATCCGATCCATCTGTGACAATCCGGTCAGTCGATGCGTGATCATGAGAACGGATTTGTCCTTACTGTGCTGCAATATCAAGTGCATGATCCGTTGTTCTGTTGCCGGATCTAAGCCTTCAGTGACTTCGTCCAATAACAGCAATGGTGCATCATGTAAAAGTGCGCGGGCCAATGAAAGGCGTCGTTGTTCACCGCCCGACAACGCTCTGCCACCTTCACCAAGCCACAGTTTCAGGCTTTCTTTGAGATTGGCTCCTTCCAGCAAATGATCGAGTTCTACTTTAAGCAGCACCTCTTGCAAGTCTGCATCAGTGGCGGATGGTTTCGCTAAACGCAAATTATCAGCTAATGTTGCACTGAACACATGCACGCGCTGGCTCACGACAGACATGGATGCTCGCAATGCCTCATCGCTGAATTCAGCCAATGGGCGCTGATCTAAAAAGATAGCGCCCTGGGCTGGGTTCCATTCTCGGGTCAGTAAACCTAACAGCGTTGATTTACCACATCCGGTTGGCCCTAAAATGGCTACTTTTTCTCCGGGTCGTAGCTGTAATGAAAGCTCGTTAATCACATTTACCGGTTGATGGGGATAACAAAAACTCAATGACTGAATAGAAAGTTCGCCACTTTGTGCTGTTTTTTCATCAGTACCAAACTGAATGGCTGGTGTTGTCTCCATGATTTGATTCAACCGTCTTGCTGCCGTCAGTGTGGATGACAAATACTGAAAGGCACCCGCCAAAGGTTGCAATGCCTCAAAAGAAGCCAGAGCAAAAAAGACCATCAATGCTGTCAACGGATCCGCTTTATCATGAGAACCGACACCGCCTGCGGCAAGCCATAACATAGCGCACACTAACAGGCTCAACAGTGCAAGCATCAAGGCACTCGATAATCCATTGAGAGAGGTCATATCACGTTGTGCTTGAAACAACTTTTCCTCTTCTCGAACAATGGATTCCCGATACTGCTCTTCAGCTCCGCACAATAACAGCTCAGCCTGATGACTCAGATAAGTAGTACAGGCACTTCTTAAATGACTTTGACTGACGATCAATGACTGGCCGGGAGCTTTTCCTAAACGATAAAAAATAAGTGGAACAGCGATAGCCAGCAACAATAAGGTACCGCAAAGAAAGAAAGCCAGATGAATATCAAAAAGTGCAACGACAACAAACAGGCTAATAAGAATGAGCAGTGCTGCCAGCACAGGTGTAATCAGACGCAGATATAAATTATCCAGCGCATCAATATCAGCCACCAGTCGATTCAACAATTCACCCTGCCGCCAGGATTGGAGCTGATGCAGTGACAGCGGTGCCAGTTTTTTCCAAAACTGAATACGTAAGGACGTTAATACCCGAAAGGTAGCATCATGACTAATAACCCGATCGCCCCAACGACATGCGGTTCTGACAATGGAAAAAAAGCGCACCGCTCCGGCTGGTGTCATGTAGTTAAAGGCATCTTTAGTGATGGCACTGAGTCCGGCTACTGCGCACGCAGTTAAAAACCAGCCGGAAAGTGATAACAAGCCTAAACCAGCTAGCAAGGTACAGACCGTCAAGAGCAATCCAATCAACAGCATAATCCAATGCCGACTGAATAATTTCAGATAGGGACGTAACTCACGCATATTCATTCTCCGCAACATCCGTAATATTCATAGTTGGCTGAACTAATAACTCTCGAAAATATGGGTTCTGTTGTTTCAACTCGGAGTAATTTCCTTCTGCCACCAGTTGGCCTTGTTGCAAGAGCAGGATGTGATCGGCTTGCTGAAGCTGATAGACTCGATGTGTAACCAACAGTGTGGTGTGAGTGCGCCAGAGCGGTGTTAATACAGATAAGATTTTTTCTTCATTGACCCGATCCAAACTGGCAGTCGGTTCATCCAATAACAATAAATGGCATGGTTTCAATAACGTTCTTGCGAGTGCCAGGCGCTGGGCCTGTCCCACAGAAACGCCGCCACTCTGTTCGGTAACGCTGTAATCCCATCCCTTATCATTAATGATGTCTAGTGCGCCTGCCTGTGTGACAGCTTGCAACAACGCTTCATCACTAATGTTGGCGCGACCCAACAATAAATTTGCCTTCAAGCTTCCAGGCAACAGGCGGGGATTTTGTGCCAGCCAACCAATATATTGGCGATAAGAGTTAAGCTCCAGCGTGGATAACTCCTGGCCATTAATTTTCAAACTCCCTGAATAGGGCGCAAATCCAAGCAGTGCATTTAATAAAGAACTTTTCCCGGAACCTGTCTTACCGATGATGGCGACAAATTGGTTCGGCTTGACTGTAAAAGAAAGCGGGCCGACCAAGACTTTACCATCATGAGATAACACACAGCAGTTTGTTGCTTCAATAGACATAGACTCGGTGACAACCAAGGGTTTTTCACCACTAGTCACAGAAATAAATTTCTCGTCGAGAAAAGTCTGTAGTGTATCGGCAGCGCCAATAGCCTGAGCCTTGGCATGATAGTGAGCGCCTAACTCGCGTAGGGGCAGATAAAAGTCAGGGGCAAGCAATAAAACAAACAGACCGCTGAATAAAGTTAAATGACCATAGTGGCCAAAATTGAGATTTCCGAGGTACGAAAAACCAAAATAAACTGCAACCAGCGCAATGGAAACCGAAGCAAAAAACTCCAACACGGCAGAACTTAGAAACGCCATACGCAACACTTCCATCGTGCGCTCCCGAAAGTCCTCTGAGGCTGAAGCTATTTTTTCGCCCTCAACTTTAGTGCGGAAAAACAAACGTAGCGTCATTAAGCCTTGTAAGCGATCTAGAAAGTGAGCCGATAAACGGGCTAAAGCTAAAAAGTTCCGTCGATTGGCATCTGCCGCGCCCATTCCGGTCAAAATCATAAAAATAGGAATTAATGGCGCAGTTAATAACAAAATTAATCCACTGGCCCAATTTGTTGGAAAGACAAACAATAGAATAAGGAAAGGCTGGATGCCAGAAAGCATGGACTGTGGTAAGAACCGAGCATAAAAATCATGCAAATGTTCGATTTGATCAACTAATAAACTGCTCCAGCTACCTACCGGCTGTTGCTGAATATAGAGAGGGCCACGTTTTTTTAATTGTTGTAATACTTGCTGACGAAAATGCTGGCGGATTTTCGTTGCCCCAATAAAAGCCAATCGTTCTTTAACCCAACTCAATAGTGCTCGCAATAGAGCAATCAGCAACAATCCACCAAAATGCCAGAGATAAACAGTGCGAGGAGATTGAGCAATAATCAGTCCGTGCAAGATGGTTGCAAGTAACCAGGCTTGGGCGATTAACAAAAGGGTAGATATTCCCCCAGTTAAAATACATAAAGAAGACCAAGGGTTGGCTAGTGATCGATGCTGACGCAACCAGCGAGTCAGCAATTTTTGACGGCTTTTATCCATAATAAATAAACATATAAATTGAATGCAGCAAGCCTACTGATCCGTTTCAGTAATAGCAATCGCTTAATTAATGTGTAAAAAATAGCCTATAATTATCGAATTGCTCGCTATTTGGTCGATCGATATAGCTTTCAATGAAAATGGTAAAAAAGCGCTTGCCTAAAAAGAACGGGCCCCTATAATGCGGCCCCACTGAGACGGCAGACGCCGCAACGAGTTGAGATTCAGCACGTTACTCAGTAAAGATTTAAGTTGCCAAGCCGTTTGTGATAAACACCGCTTGACAACGAAGAGGGAAAGCGTATGATTCGCGTCCCTGGCCTAACAGCCACGCTCTTTAACAACATATCAAGCAATCTGTGTGGGCACTTGCGTAGATTGATTAGATTGAAAAAATTTAATCAATGATACGAAGTGTCTGTAAAGACAAGTCATTCATTGAGCCAAAACTTTAATTGAAGAGTTTGATCATGGCTCAGATTGAACGCTGGCGGCAGGCCTAACACATGCAAGTCGAACGGCAGCGGGGGATAGCTTGCTATCCTGCCGGCGAGTGGCGGACGGGTGAGTAATGCATGGGGAGCTGCCCAATCGAGGGGGATAACAACTGGAAACGGTTGCTAATACCGCATACGCCCTGCGGGGGAAAGGTGGGGACCTTCGGGCCTACCGCGATTGGATGCACCCATGTGGGATTAGCTAGTTGGTGAGGTAACGGCTCACCAAGGCGACGATCTCTAGCTGGTCTGAGAGGATGACCAGCCACACTGGAACTGAGACACGGTCCAGACTCCTACGGGAGGCAGCAGTGGGGAATATTGCACAATGGGGGAAACCCTGATGCAGCCATGCCGCGTGTGTGAAGAAGGCCTTCGGGTTGTAAAGCACTTTCAGTGGGGAGGAAGGGTTGATGACTAATACTCATCAGCATTGACGTTACCCACAGAAGAAGCACCGGCTAACTCCGTGCCAGCAGCCGCGGTAATACGGAGGGTGCAAGCGTTAATCGGAATAACTGGGCGTAAAGCGCACGCAGGCGGTTGGATAAGCGAGATGTGAAAGCCCCGGGCTCAACCTGGGAACTGCATTTCGAACTGTCCGACTAGAGTCTTGTAGAGGGGGGTAGAATTCCAGGTGTAGCGGTGAAATGCGTAGAGATCTGGAGGAATACCGGTGGCGAAGGCGGCCCCCTGGACAAAGACTGACGCTCAGGTGCGAAAGCGTGGGGAGCAAACAGGATTAGATACCCTGGTAGTCCACGCTGTAAACGATGTCGATTTGGAGTTTGTGCCATTATGAGCGTGGGTTCCGAAGCTAACGCGATAAATCGACCGCCTGGGGAGTACGGCCGCAAGGTTAAAACTCAAATGAATTGACGGGGGCCCGCACAAGCGGTGGAGCATGTGGTTTAATTCGATGCAACGCGAAGAACCTTACCTGGCCTTGACATGCTGAGAAGTTTGTAGAGATACGAATGTGCCTTCGGGAACTCAGACACAGGTGCTGCATGGCTGTCGTCAGCTCGTGTCGTGAGATGTTGGGTTAAGTCCCGCAACGAGCGCAACCCCTATCCTTTGTTGCCAGCGGGTCATGCCGGGAACTCAAGGGAGACTGCCGGTGATAAACCGGAGGAAGGTGGGGATGACGTCAAGTCATCATGGCCCTTACGGCCAGGGCTACACACGTGCTACAATGGCGTATACAGAGGGAAGCGACCTCGCGAGAGCAAGCGGAACCCAAAAAGTACGTCGTAGTCCGGATCGGAGTCTGCAACTCGACTCCGTGAAGTCGGAATCGCTAGTAATCGCAAATCAGAATGTTGCGGTGAATACGTTCCCGGGCCTTGTACACACCGCCCGTCACACCATGGGAGTGGGTTGCACCAGAAGTAGTTAGTCTAACCTTCGGGAGGACGATTACCACGGTGTGATTCATGACTGGGGTGAAGTCGTAACAAGGTAACCGTAGGGGAACCTGCGGTTGGATCACCTCCTTACCTTAACTAATTGACTCTATGTGAGTGTTCACACAGATTGCTTGTGTCCCCTTCGTCTAGAGGCCCAGGACATCGCCCTTTCACGGCGGTAACAGGGGTTCGAATCCCCTAGGGGACGCCAGAAGTTCTTTAAAAAATTGGAAAGCTGATAAAGTTCAATCAAGACAAACAAGCGTCTTGGAAAAACTTGGTGTTAAACCAGTAAACTGGTCATAACAACAGCGCTGAATGGGAAACCATTTGGGGTTGTATGGTTAAGTGACTAAGCGTACACGGTGGATGCCTAGGCAGTCAGAGGCGAAGAAGGACGTGCTAACCTGCGTTAAGCTGTGGAGAGTCGGTAAGAGACATTATTATCCACAGATGTCCGAATGGGGAAACCCACTGAGTTTACTCAGTATCGTATGATGAATACATAGTCATACGAGGCGAACCGGGAGAACTGAAACATCTAAGTACCCCGAGGAAAAGAAATCAACCGAGATTTCCTTAGTAGCGGCGAGCGAACGGGAATTAGCCCTTAAGTTTCTTGGAAGTTAGTGGAACAGTCTGGAAAGGCTGGCGATACAGGGTGATAGCCCCGTACATGAAAGCGACCTTGGAATGAAAACGAGTAAGGCGGGACACGTGGTATCCTGTCTGAATATGGGGGGACCATCCTCCAAGGCTAAATACTCCTGACTGACCGATAGTGAACCAGTACCGTGAGGGAAAGGCGAAAAGAACCCCTGTGAGGGGAGTGAAATAGAACCTGAAACCGTGTACGTACAAGCAGTGGGAGCACCTTCGTGGTGTGACTGCGTACCTTTTGTATAATGGGTCAGCGACTTACATTCTGTAGCAAGGTTAACCGAATAGGGGAGCCGTAGGGAAACCGAGTCTTAACTGGGCGACTAGTTGCAGGGTGTAGACCCGAAACCGGGTGATCTAGCCATGGGCAGGTTGAAGGTGCCGTAACAGGTACTGGAGGACCGAACCCACTAATGTTGCAAAATTAGGGGATGACCTGTGGCTAGGGGTGAAAGGCCAATCAAACTCGGAGATATCTGGTTCTCCCCGAAAGCTATTTAGGTAGCGCCTCGGACGAATACTACTGGGGGTAGAGCACTGTTTCGACTAGGGGGTCATCCCGACTTACCAACTCGATGCAAACTCCGAATACCAGTAAGTACTATCCGGGAGACACACGGCGGGTGCTAACGTCCGTCGTGAAGAGGGAAACAACCCAGACCGCCAGCTAAGGTCCCAAAGTACTAGTTAAGTGGGAAACGATGTGGGAAGGCTTAGACAGCTAGGATGTTGGCTTAGAAGCAGCCATCATTTAAAGAAAGCGTAATAGCTCACTAGTCGAGTCGGCCTGCGCGGAAGATGTAACGGGGCTAAACTAGTCACCGAAGCTGCGGATTTGCCGTAAGGCAAGTGGTAGGGGAGCGTTCTGTAAGCCTGTGAAGGTGTGTGGTAACGCATGCTGGAGGTATCAGAAGTGCGAATGCTGACGTGAGTAACGTTAAAGGGAGTGAAAGACTCCCTCGCCGGAAGACCAAGGGTTCCTGTCCAACGTTAATCGGGGCAGGGTGAGTCGGCCCCTAAGGCGAGGCTGAAAGGCGTAGTCGATGGGAAGCGGGTTAATATTCCTGCACTTTTTGTAACTGCGATGAGGGGACGGAGAAGGCTAAGTAGGCCAGCGGTTGGTAGAGCTGGTGAAAGGTGGTAGGGAAGTACGGTAGGCAAATCCGCTGTACTATATTCCGAGAGCCGAGACGAAGTGACTACGGTCATGAAGTTACTGATGCCACGCTTCCAGGAAAAGCCTCTAAGCTTCAGGTTACAAAGAACCGTACCCGAAACCAACACTGGTGGTCAGGTAGAGAATACCAAGGCGCTTGAGAGAACTCGGGTGAAGGAACTAGGCAAAATAGTACCGTAACTTCGGGAGAAGGTACGCTGATGTTGGTGAAGAGATTTACTCTTGGAGCGAATGTCAGCCGCAGTGACCAGGTGGCTGGGACTGTTTAACAAAAACACAGCACTCTGCAAACACGAAAGTGGACGTATAGGGTGTGACACCTGCCCGGTGCCGGAAGGTTAATTGATGGGGTTAGCGCAAGCGAAGCTCTTGATCGAAGCCCCGGTAAACGGCGGCCGTAACTATAACGGTCCTAAGGTAGCGAAATTCCTTGTCGGGTAAGTTCCGACCTGCACGAATGGTGTAACCATGGCCACGCTGTCTCCACCCGAGACTCAGTGAAATCGAATTCGCCGTGAAGATGCGGTGTACCCGCGGCTAGACGGAAAGACCCCGTGAACCTTTACTACAGCTTGACACTGAACATTGAACCTACCTGTGTAGGATAGGTGGGAGGCTTTGAAGTGATGACGCTAGTTGTCATGGAGCCGTCCTTGAAATACCACCCTGGTATGTTTGATGTTCTAACCTTAGCCCGTTATCCGGGCCAGGGACAGTGTCTGGTGGGTAGTTTGACTGGGGCGGTCTCCTCCCAAAGAGTAACGGAGGAGCACGAAGGTGGGCTAATCACGGTCGGACATCGTGAGGTTAGTGCAAAGGCATAAGCCCGCTTAACTGCGAGACGGACAGGTCGAGCAGGTGCGAAAGCAGGTCTTAGTGATCCGGTGGTTCTGAATGGAAGGGCCATCGCTCAACGGATAAAAGGTACTCCGGGGATAACAGGCTGATACCGCCCAAGAGTTCATATCGACGGCGGTGTTTGGCACCTCGATGTCGGCTCATCACATCCTGGGGCTGAAGTTGGTCCCAAGGGTATGGCTGTTCGCCATTTAAAGTGGTACGCGAGCTGGGTTCAGAACGTCGTGAGACAGTTCGGTCCCTATCTGCCGTGGGCGTTGGATGATTGAGTGGGGTTGCTCCTAGTACGAGAGGACCGGAGTGAACGAACCGCTGGTGTTCGGGTTGTCATGCCAATGGCACTGCCCGGTAGCTAAGTTCGGAAAAGATAACCGCTGAAAGCATCTAAGCGGGAAACTTGCCACGAGATGAGTCATCCCTAGGACTTTGAGTCCTCTGAAGGGCCGTTGGAGACGACGACGTTGATAGGTGAGGTGTGTAAGCGTAGTGATACGTTGAGCTAACTCATACTAATGACCCGAGAGGCTTAACCATACAACACCCAAGTGGTTTCAAACCCCAATGCTTGTTTGACTGATTGAATGACAGCTTTCCAATGAACCGAATATGCCTGGCGGCGATAGCGCGATGGAACCACCTGTACCCATTCCGAACACAGAAGTGAAACGTTGTAGCGCCGATGGTAGTGTGGCATTCGCCATGTGAGAGTAGGACACTGCCAGGCTTCTAAATTAGACGAAAGTCAGCCGAAAAAAAGTGCTGATATGGCTCAGTTGGTAGAGCGCACCCTTGGTAAGGGTGAGGTCCCCAGTTCGACTCTGGGTATCAGCACCATGAAAAGAATGAAGCCCTGCAGATATCTGCAGGGCTTTTTGTCTTAAGGATGCATAGGGATGATGTGGCGTATATTACCGGTTATTGCTTGTGTATTAATCGCTGGATGTAGCTCTCAATCAGGTACTCAGAGTAACGTCTCACCAAATGTAACACCTTCAAATACAGCATTATTCCTTCGCGGTGATATGACTGATTGGGATGCTCGTTCTGAGTATCAGGTTCAGCAGACATCCTCTAATGTATTCAGTGTTAAAGCTGAGCTTCATGAAGCCGGTAAAACCTACCATTTTAAATTTGCCGATGCTCGCTGGTTGCCTGCTATGAACTATGGTGCCGCGATGGATGATGCTGAATTAAGTCTGGATACACCTGTCCCGGTTCGGGCATACAGTTGTTTAGATGAGCTTTCGTTTACGCCTGAACTGGCTGGTAAATATGAATTTGTGCTGGATTTACGGAATCGTCGGGCAGTCGCATTGGTCAAATTAGTTCAATAAAAAAAGCGCTGATATATCAGCGCTTTGTGAGAGTTTATTTGTTTTCAATACCAACAATTATCCACGACGCATTGTTAGCTTTAATATCTCGTTCTAAATGCCAGATTTCGTTTATATCTTCTTCAATACCTTCAACAACATCGCGGTAGCGGCCTTTAAATAGTACGCTGAGTTGTGCTG
It contains:
- a CDS encoding phosphatase, which gives rise to MRYQVDTHTHTLASSHAYSTIHDYIAEAKRKGIVLFATTDHGPDMADAPHAWHFINSRVIPRMVDGVGILRGIEANIKDEFGEIDCNEKMLHELDIVLAGFHEQVFAPKDRDTNTRAMINAMKKGLVHVITHPGNPRFPIEIQSVAEAAAKYNVALEINNSSFLHSRVGSDVNCTAIAKAVRDAGGWVSLGSDSHIAYSLGELDKSLEILDAVDFPADRVLNRTPRTLLDFLESRGRPHIPEFAEL
- the tsaA gene encoding tRNA (N6-threonylcarbamoyladenosine(37)-N6)-methyltransferase TrmO, coding for MVTPASPALHLTTVGVIRSPYQEKFAVPRQPGLVTAISAQLELLPPYNDPHCVRGLDAFSHLWLMFVFHQNGTEEWHPTVRPPRLGGNQRIGVFASRSPFRPNPIGLSVVELKGIHQQGHKIWLELGGVDLVNGTPIIDIKPYLPFVDSLPDARGGFAPEAPTLMPVKLTDEMEIRCQQIAREYPNIRDFLLQVIAQDPRPAYRKADDDDKIYGVRLLNFNVKWQVREGVAIISAITDC
- the rcsF gene encoding Rcs stress response system protein RcsF, encoding MKTLPFIAFMLTLLNGCSLFQVNTNLDKKNFTEYFKPSSVAVMDKNQVLDADGKPLGTVEGESCQSDNTQPVPNIADAQTDARRKAADLGGNAVVFSKCAPVPATDTCIASLVCYGQAYKIKENN
- the cydC gene encoding heme ABC transporter ATP-binding protein/permease CydC: MRELRPYLKLFSRHWIMLLIGLLLTVCTLLAGLGLLSLSGWFLTACAVAGLSAITKDAFNYMTPAGAVRFFSIVRTACRWGDRVISHDATFRVLTSLRIQFWKKLAPLSLHQLQSWRQGELLNRLVADIDALDNLYLRLITPVLAALLILISLFVVVALFDIHLAFFLCGTLLLLAIAVPLIFYRLGKAPGQSLIVSQSHLRSACTTYLSHQAELLLCGAEEQYRESIVREEEKLFQAQRDMTSLNGLSSALMLALLSLLVCAMLWLAAGGVGSHDKADPLTALMVFFALASFEALQPLAGAFQYLSSTLTAARRLNQIMETTPAIQFGTDEKTAQSGELSIQSLSFCYPHQPVNVINELSLQLRPGEKVAILGPTGCGKSTLLGLLTREWNPAQGAIFLDQRPLAEFSDEALRASMSVVSQRVHVFSATLADNLRLAKPSATDADLQEVLLKVELDHLLEGANLKESLKLWLGEGGRALSGGEQRRLSLARALLHDAPLLLLDEVTEGLDPATEQRIMHLILQHSKDKSVLMITHRLTGLSQMDRIALLENGQFRLTGSHTELLAADLYYQSLFQHLQDE
- the cydD gene encoding heme ABC transporter permease/ATP-binding protein CydD encodes the protein MDKSRQKLLTRWLRQHRSLANPWSSLCILTGGISTLLLIAQAWLLATILHGLIIAQSPRTVYLWHFGGLLLIALLRALLSWVKERLAFIGATKIRQHFRQQVLQQLKKRGPLYIQQQPVGSWSSLLVDQIEHLHDFYARFLPQSMLSGIQPFLILLFVFPTNWASGLILLLTAPLIPIFMILTGMGAADANRRNFLALARLSAHFLDRLQGLMTLRLFFRTKVEGEKIASASEDFRERTMEVLRMAFLSSAVLEFFASVSIALVAVYFGFSYLGNLNFGHYGHLTLFSGLFVLLLAPDFYLPLRELGAHYHAKAQAIGAADTLQTFLDEKFISVTSGEKPLVVTESMSIEATNCCVLSHDGKVLVGPLSFTVKPNQFVAIIGKTGSGKSSLLNALLGFAPYSGSLKINGQELSTLELNSYRQYIGWLAQNPRLLPGSLKANLLLGRANISDEALLQAVTQAGALDIINDKGWDYSVTEQSGGVSVGQAQRLALARTLLKPCHLLLLDEPTASLDRVNEEKILSVLTPLWRTHTTLLVTHRVYQLQQADHILLLQQGQLVAEGNYSELKQQNPYFRELLVQPTMNITDVAENEYA